One segment of Sesamum indicum cultivar Zhongzhi No. 13 linkage group LG4, S_indicum_v1.0, whole genome shotgun sequence DNA contains the following:
- the LOC105161037 gene encoding ras-related protein RABC2a isoform X2, translated as MNEFMGSRKIGCSSNYDYSFKVLLIGDSGVGKSSLLLSFISNCQQFPLDISPTIAGQERFGTLISSYYRGAHGIILVYDVTRRETFTSLSKTWTKELELYCNNPDCIKILVGNKVDRESERAVTTEEGLALALEHKCLFLECSAKTQANVNQCFKELTKKMLEVPSLLEKGSTPVKNQILKQKQVCQARRKDSCCS; from the exons ATGAATGAATTCATGGGTTCAAGAAAGATTGGATGCAGCAGTAACTATGATTACTCGTTCAAGGTGTTGCTGATTGGTGACTCGGGTGTGGGCAAGAGCAGTCTTTTGCTCAGCTTCATCTCCAACTGTCAGCAGTTTCCACTAGATATCTCCCCCACTATTG CTGGGCAGGAAAGGTTCGGAACATTGATAAGTTCATATTACAGAGGAGCACATGGAATCATCCTTG TTTATGATGTAACAAGACGAGAGACCTTTACCAGTCTATCCAAGACATGGACAAAGGAACTAGAGCTTTACTGTAACAATCCAGATTGTATCAAGATACTAGTCGGCAACAAAGTTGATAGG GAAAGTGAGAGGGCTGTCACCACAGAGGAGGGATTGGCTCTCGCTCTGGAGCACAAATGTCTATTTCTTGAATGCAGCGCTAAGACTCAAGCAAATGTAAACCAATGTTTTAAGGAGCTGACTAAGAAG ATGCTGGAGGTACCTAGTCTGCTGGAGAAAGGATCCACGCCCGTAAAGAACCAAATCTTAAAGCAAAAGCAAGTTTGCCAGGCACGCCGTAAGGACAGTTGCTGTTCTTAG
- the LOC105161083 gene encoding monocopper oxidase-like protein SKU5 isoform X1 — translation MASFSPFRWPRIPVFSVLLVALLAGVDCIDIFHEWIVTADTSAVYPNTYNQPVISINGMFPGPLINTTTNDVVHVNVFNNMDEPLLFTWNGIQQRLNSWQDGVSGTNCPIEPGKNWTYVFQTKDQIGSFTYFPSLNFHKAAGGFGPIRVNNRNVILVPFPKPEAEFDLLIGDWISDDYRHIRLVLQEERVSHVYPGVILMNGKGPYGSQYSTSYESFTVTKGKTYRFRISNVGTVFSFNFRIQKHQMVLVETEGSYTNQIVLDSLDVHVGQSYSVLVTANQDEADYYMVATPKLFNIDNHDSLVAKGILRYENSVLPVQGSVPDGPDPFDVGFSIDQAKSIRWNMSTGAARPNPQGTFNVTNVTLSQTFILHGSRDVINGVPSYVVNNVSYLTPSTPLKLADYFRNGSGVYQLDAFPVQSSNDIASYGVSVVTGVHKGWLEIVFKNDLSDEMDSWHLDGFGFYVVGFGEGEWTPESRSTYNLYDPVVRSTVQVYPGRWTAVYVFLDNPGMWNLRSQNLMHWFMGQELYVRVHDPDPNPAKERPPPQNVLMCGIFDDAPAPVASAPAPQAGW, via the exons ATGGCTTCTTTTAGCCCCTTCAGGTGGCCAAGAATTCCTGTTTTCTCAGTGTTGCTTGTTGCCCTTTTGGCCGGAGTCGACTGCATCGACATCTTTCATGAATGGATCGTAACTGCTGACACATCCGCCGTCTATCCCAACACGTACAATCAACCC GTCATTAGCATCAACGGGATGTTCCCAGGGCCGCTCATCAACACCACGACCAACGATGTCGTTCATGTTAACGTCTTCAATAACATGGACGAACCATTACTCTTTACATG GAATGGGATACAACAGAGGCTGAACTCATGGCAAGATGGAGTTTCCGGCACAAACTGTCCGATCGAACCAGGAAAGAACTGGACTTATGTGTTTCAGACCAAGGACCAGATTGGCTCCTTCACTTATTTCCCCTCACTTAACTTTCATAAGGCTGCTGGAGGGTTCGGACCAATTCGTGTCAACAATCGGAACGTTATCCTCGTGCCTTTCCCAAAACCGGAGGCAGAGTTTGACCTTCTTATTGGTGACTGGATCTCGGATGACTACAGG CATATTAGGCTAGTGTTGCAAGAGGAACGGGTATCCCATGTTTACCCTGGTGTCATATTGATGAATGGAAAAGGGCCTTACGGTAGCCAATATTCTACATCGTACGAATCCTTCACTGTCACAAAAG GTAAGACTTACCGGTTCAGAATATCAAACGTGGGAACCGTGTTCAGCTTCAATTTCAGGATTCAGAAACACCAGATGGTGCTTGTTGAAACGGAAGGCTCGTACACGAACCAGATCGTGCTGGATTCTCTCGACGTCCACGTTGGCCAGTCTTACTCCGTCCTCGTTACTGCCAATCAAGATGAAGCTGATTACTACATGGTGGCCACTCCAAAATTGTTCAATATTGATAACCATGACTCCCTTGTGGCCAAAGGGATACTACGCTACGAAAATTCAGTTTTACCTGTCCAGGGCTCTGTCCCAGATGGACCTGATCCTTTTGATGTAGGCTTTTCGATCGATCAAGCTAAATCTATCAG GTGGAATATGTCTACTGGTGCTGCAAGGCCTAATCCACAGGGCACATTCAATGTTACCAACGTAACGTTATCTCAAACGTTTATCCTCCACGGGTCAAGAGATGTGATCAATGGTGTGCCAAGCTATGTAGTGAACAATGTGTCGTATCTAACTCCAAGCACTCCACTGAAACTTGCTGATTACTTCAGAAACGGTTCAGGTGTTTACCAACTAGATGCATTCCCTGTCCAGTCCTCTAATGACATTGCATCATACGGAGTTTCTGTCGTGACGGGAGTGCATAAGGGATGGTTAGAGATAGTGTTCAAGAATGATCTTAGTGATGAGATGGATTCTTGGCATTTGGATGGCTTTGGATTTTATGTCGTCGG ATTTGGTGAAGGAGAATGGACACCTGAATCGCGCAGCACATATAACCTATACGATCCAGTCGTTCGTTCGACGGTACAAGTTTACCCCGGAAGATGGACTGCAGTATATGTGTTTCTTGACAATCCTGGAATGTGGAACTTGAGATCACAGAATTTGATGCATTGGTTCATGGGGCAAGAACTCTACGTACGGGTGCATGACCCTGATCCTAATCCTGCCAAGGAGCGACCCCCTCCTCAGAACGTCCTCATGTGTG GGATTTTCGATGATGCTCCTGCTCCAGTAGCCAGTGCCCCAGCTCCTCAGGCAGGATGGTGA
- the LOC105161080 gene encoding expansin-B4-like, whose amino-acid sequence MSNYRSYRFGTILVILLIVSDYYLCVNSESINASVLGFAPAIATWYGDPIGPGSVGGACGYGRDVENPPYYALVSAGNNNLFKSGKGCGSCYQVKCTQNAACSGNPVTVTIADECPGSCNNDPIHFDLSGKAIGVLAKPGQANALRSAGRINIEYQRVPCYYKGTSITFKIDPGSNANYLAFGVQYINGDGEIGSMQLLPSNSKNPLVMQQVFGATWKANIPNGIKGPYSVAITSLESRKTVTAYNSIPVDWSPGKYYISKVNF is encoded by the exons ATGTCTAATTATCGAAGCTATCGTTTTGGAACTATTCTCGTGATTTTGTTGATCGTAAGTGACTATTACCTTTGCGTAAATTCCGAATCAATTAATGCTTCTGTTCTTGGTTTCGCGCCAGCTATAGCAACATGGTATGGGGACCCCATTGGACCTGGAAGCg TAGGGGGAGCTTGTGGTTATGGACGTGACGTAGAAAATCCTCCATACTACGCGTTGGTTTCTGCgggaaataataatttgtttaaatccGGAAAGGGTTGCGGAAGTTGTTATcag GTGAAATGCACACAAAATGCAGCATGCTCGGGAAATCCAGTTACTGTAACAATTGCAGATGAGTGTCCAGGTTCCTGCAACAATGACCCCATTCACTTTGACTTAAGTGGAAAAGCTATTGGTGTGTTAGCAAAGCCTGGCCAAGCTAACGCATTGCGTAGCGCAGGACGAATCAACATTGAATATCAAAG GGTGCCGTGTTACTATAAAGGGACGAGTATAACGTTCAAGATCGATCCAGGCTCCAACGCTAACTATCTAGCTTTCGGAGTTCAATATATCAACGGAGATGGTGAAATTGGTTCTATGCAGTTATTACCTTCAAATTCGAAGAATCCACTGGTCATGCAACAGGTCTTTGGTGCAACCTGGAAAGCTAATATACCTAATGGAATAAAGGGCCCTTATTCAGTGGCAATAACGAGTCTTGAGTCGAGAAAAACAGTCACAGCATACAATTCGATTCCGGTTGATTGGTCTCCAGGAAAATACTatatttcaaaagttaacttttAG
- the LOC105161037 gene encoding ras-related protein RABC2a isoform X1 produces MNEFMGSRKIGCSSNYDYSFKVLLIGDSGVGKSSLLLSFISNCQQFPLDISPTIGVDFKIKLLTTAGKRLKLTIWDTAGQERFGTLISSYYRGAHGIILVYDVTRRETFTSLSKTWTKELELYCNNPDCIKILVGNKVDRESERAVTTEEGLALALEHKCLFLECSAKTQANVNQCFKELTKKMLEVPSLLEKGSTPVKNQILKQKQVCQARRKDSCCS; encoded by the exons ATGAATGAATTCATGGGTTCAAGAAAGATTGGATGCAGCAGTAACTATGATTACTCGTTCAAGGTGTTGCTGATTGGTGACTCGGGTGTGGGCAAGAGCAGTCTTTTGCTCAGCTTCATCTCCAACTGTCAGCAGTTTCCACTAGATATCTCCCCCACTATTG GAGTAGACTTCAAGATAAAGCTACTAACCACTGCTGGAAAAAGACTGAAACTAACGATTTGGGATACAG CTGGGCAGGAAAGGTTCGGAACATTGATAAGTTCATATTACAGAGGAGCACATGGAATCATCCTTG TTTATGATGTAACAAGACGAGAGACCTTTACCAGTCTATCCAAGACATGGACAAAGGAACTAGAGCTTTACTGTAACAATCCAGATTGTATCAAGATACTAGTCGGCAACAAAGTTGATAGG GAAAGTGAGAGGGCTGTCACCACAGAGGAGGGATTGGCTCTCGCTCTGGAGCACAAATGTCTATTTCTTGAATGCAGCGCTAAGACTCAAGCAAATGTAAACCAATGTTTTAAGGAGCTGACTAAGAAG ATGCTGGAGGTACCTAGTCTGCTGGAGAAAGGATCCACGCCCGTAAAGAACCAAATCTTAAAGCAAAAGCAAGTTTGCCAGGCACGCCGTAAGGACAGTTGCTGTTCTTAG
- the LOC105161081 gene encoding expansin-B6-like has protein sequence MILAILLILDDCYFCLNIKLASNVSPNNTFNSAVATWYGDRVGSGSGGACGLENDVANPPYYGMISAGNNNLFKYGKGCGSCFQVKCTQNAECSGYPITVTITDECPGACNNDPVHFDLSGKAFGYLAKPGQGDALRCKGRINIEYQRVQCYYNNTSIVFKIDRGSNPYYLAFALEGVNGDGEIGSMELLPSSSGRPLYMQQVFGATWKADIPIGITGPYSVRITSLQSARTITAYNSIPADWHPGKYYISNVNF, from the exons atgattttagcTATTCTGTTGATCTTAGACGACTGTTATTTTTGCTTGAATATTAAATTGGCGTCCAATGTTTCTCCTAATAATACTTTCAATTCGGCTGTGGCGACATGGTACGGGGACCGTGTTGGATCTGGAAgtg GAGGAGCATGCGGTTTGGAAAATGATGTGGCAAATCCTCCCTACTATGGCATGATTTCTGCAGGaaacaacaatttatttaaatacgGAAAGGGTTGTGGGAGTTGTTTTCAG GTGAAATGCACACAAAATGCAGAATGTTCAGGATATCCAATTACAGTAACAATCACAGATGAGTGTCCTGGTGCCTGTAATAACGATCCCGTCCACTTTGACTTAAGTGGAAAAGCATTTGGATATTTAGCAAAGCCTGGGCAAGGTGACGCTTTGCGGTGTAAGGGAAGGATCAACATTGAATATCAAAG GGTGCAATGCTACTACAACAACACAAGTATAGTATTTAAGATCGATAGAGGCTCCAACCCGTACTATCTAGCTTTTGCACTTGAAGGTGTCAATGGGGATGGAGAGATTGGATCCATGGAGTTATTACCTTCAAGTTCAGGGCGACCGCTATATATGCAGCAAGTTTTTGGTGCAACTTGGAAAGCCGATATACCTATTGGAATAACCGGTCCTTATTCTGTGAGGATAACGAGTCTTCAATCCGCAAGAACAATTACAGCATACAATTCAATTCCGGCTGATTGGCATCCAGGGAAATACTATATTTCGAACGTTAACTTCTAA
- the LOC105161082 gene encoding expansin-B4-like: MFDFLNYRRFSIPTIVAIFVILNDYCFCMSSESVNATLDSTFSSAVATWYGSPTGAGSGGACGFADDVANYPYQGYVAAGNNNLFKSGKGCGTCYRVKCYQNRACSGYPIRITITDECPGACNNDAIHFDLSGKAFGSLAKPGKADTLRNTGRINIQYQRVRCYYRVGIRFKIDTGSNPYYLAFAVEYVGGDGDIGLVELLPSNARGRWLGMQQSWGATWKADIPVGTKGPYSVRITTLQSKKTVVARRVIPADWAPGKYYGSRVNFK, translated from the exons ATGTTCGATTTTCTCAACTATCGTCGTTTCTCAATTCCAACTATTGTCGcgatttttgtcattttaaaCGACTACTGCTTCTGCATGAGTTCAGAATCAGTGAATGCGACTCTTGACAGTACTTTCTCCTCGGCTGTAGCTACGTGGTATGGGAGTCCTACGGGTGCTGGAAGTG GGGGGGCTTGTGGTTTTGCAGATGAtgtagcaaattacccctacCAAGGATACGTTGCTGCaggaaataacaatttattcaaATCGGGAAAGGGTTGTGGTACTTGTTATCGG GTAAAATGCTATCAAAATCGAGCATGCTCAGGATATCCAATTCGTATAACAATCACAGATGAGTGTCCTGGTGCCTGTAACAATGATGCAATTCACTTCGACTTAAGTGGAAAAGCTTTTGGATCCTTAGCAAAGCCCGGGAAAGCTGACACATTACGAAACACTGGAAGaatcaatattcaatatcaaag GGTACGATGCTACTATCGTGTTGGTATACGATTTAAGATCGATACGGGCTCGAACCCTTACTACTTGGCTTTTGCTGTTGAATACGTTGGTGGAGATGGTGACATTGGTCTGGTTGAGTTATTACCTTCGAACGCAAGGGGTAGATGGCTGGGCATGCAGCAGTCCTGGGGGGCAACATGGAAAGCAGATATACCTGTCGGAACAAAAGGCCCTTATTCTGTGAGGATAACGACACTTCAGTCCAAGAAAACAGTTGTAGCACGCAGAGTGATTCCAGCTGATTGGGCACCGGGAAAATACTATGGATCTAGGGTTaactttaaataa
- the LOC105161083 gene encoding monocopper oxidase-like protein SKS1 isoform X2: MASFSPFRWPRIPVFSVLLVALLAGVDCIDIFHEWIVTADTSAVYPNTYNQPVISINGMFPGPLINTTTNDVVHVNVFNNMDEPLLFTWNGIQQRLNSWQDGVSGTNCPIEPGKNWTYVFQTKDQIGSFTYFPSLNFHKAAGGFGPIRVNNRNVILVPFPKPEAEFDLLIGDWISDDYRHIRLVLQEERVSHVYPGVILMNGKGPYGSQYSTSYESFTVTKGKTYRFRISNVGTVFSFNFRIQKHQMVLVETEGSYTNQIVLDSLDVHVGQSYSVLVTANQDEADYYMVATPKLFNIDNHDSLVAKGILRYENSVLPVQGSVPDGPDPFDVGFSIDQAKSIRWNMSTGAARPNPQGTFNVTNVTLSQTFILHGSRDVINGVPSYVVNNVSYLTPSTPLKLADYFRNGSGVYQLDAFPVQSSNDIASYGVSVVTGVHKGWLEIVFKNDLSDEMDSWHLDGFGFYVVG; encoded by the exons ATGGCTTCTTTTAGCCCCTTCAGGTGGCCAAGAATTCCTGTTTTCTCAGTGTTGCTTGTTGCCCTTTTGGCCGGAGTCGACTGCATCGACATCTTTCATGAATGGATCGTAACTGCTGACACATCCGCCGTCTATCCCAACACGTACAATCAACCC GTCATTAGCATCAACGGGATGTTCCCAGGGCCGCTCATCAACACCACGACCAACGATGTCGTTCATGTTAACGTCTTCAATAACATGGACGAACCATTACTCTTTACATG GAATGGGATACAACAGAGGCTGAACTCATGGCAAGATGGAGTTTCCGGCACAAACTGTCCGATCGAACCAGGAAAGAACTGGACTTATGTGTTTCAGACCAAGGACCAGATTGGCTCCTTCACTTATTTCCCCTCACTTAACTTTCATAAGGCTGCTGGAGGGTTCGGACCAATTCGTGTCAACAATCGGAACGTTATCCTCGTGCCTTTCCCAAAACCGGAGGCAGAGTTTGACCTTCTTATTGGTGACTGGATCTCGGATGACTACAGG CATATTAGGCTAGTGTTGCAAGAGGAACGGGTATCCCATGTTTACCCTGGTGTCATATTGATGAATGGAAAAGGGCCTTACGGTAGCCAATATTCTACATCGTACGAATCCTTCACTGTCACAAAAG GTAAGACTTACCGGTTCAGAATATCAAACGTGGGAACCGTGTTCAGCTTCAATTTCAGGATTCAGAAACACCAGATGGTGCTTGTTGAAACGGAAGGCTCGTACACGAACCAGATCGTGCTGGATTCTCTCGACGTCCACGTTGGCCAGTCTTACTCCGTCCTCGTTACTGCCAATCAAGATGAAGCTGATTACTACATGGTGGCCACTCCAAAATTGTTCAATATTGATAACCATGACTCCCTTGTGGCCAAAGGGATACTACGCTACGAAAATTCAGTTTTACCTGTCCAGGGCTCTGTCCCAGATGGACCTGATCCTTTTGATGTAGGCTTTTCGATCGATCAAGCTAAATCTATCAG GTGGAATATGTCTACTGGTGCTGCAAGGCCTAATCCACAGGGCACATTCAATGTTACCAACGTAACGTTATCTCAAACGTTTATCCTCCACGGGTCAAGAGATGTGATCAATGGTGTGCCAAGCTATGTAGTGAACAATGTGTCGTATCTAACTCCAAGCACTCCACTGAAACTTGCTGATTACTTCAGAAACGGTTCAGGTGTTTACCAACTAGATGCATTCCCTGTCCAGTCCTCTAATGACATTGCATCATACGGAGTTTCTGTCGTGACGGGAGTGCATAAGGGATGGTTAGAGATAGTGTTCAAGAATGATCTTAGTGATGAGATGGATTCTTGGCATTTGGATGGCTTTGGATTTTATGTCGTCGGGTAA